In Silurus meridionalis isolate SWU-2019-XX chromosome 29, ASM1480568v1, whole genome shotgun sequence, one DNA window encodes the following:
- the cica gene encoding LOW QUALITY PROTEIN: protein capicua homolog (The sequence of the model RefSeq protein was modified relative to this genomic sequence to represent the inferred CDS: deleted 2 bases in 1 codon): MKPFKKQGRRSPPSTRAKGSKRRGLIDASPEEEKRDTEEKARLSPSSPKRLISSNSDSSQDELVKSIRTPEGEGKREGILDVSEDYGKAKDSLSFKSGGTQSDSNSPNPSSNRKTATFKARVPKKKYTSEHYAGNHGNDGNSSTPPQSNSSTPHNSSSASQGSTTGAEYTETVSQSNQVPVASTSGVIQNSMAAQSNRMGNENSEREKINTSSPQRCSSTDTASEHSADLEVTTQQSGSHSSIQGGQSQLSSSPLQENLPAGLSQTLAKGLKNQRVLARVSTRRGDRWAPDRGRESSGVFRAGVVRDVSGEHGTVDVQLHGEETTIKYPFQVAVDMVDMILDAPPPGNASVPIGTRVCVPFGGSSESSEGAHHWYREGLITQVDSHPAVSFPYRVQLQEDPSDEKDRTGTEEDWRDKPAQAVWVSRQSLRLLVPPWDLELPQSTEQGKNGRIVGEREKDWEDKEEMEVESELCRFSTVPRVTRPILVTGLLHPETSSLPLSSSCSLSTAITSVLSIAPDRAWDCSQQKDLEKERELQRQSENERERERITLQAPAPEEDMEVSHFSMVPLREGGLTLAMATKPPVCPQHRPILSKPDYLSPHLSVVRGIGTPLAPHLSLGPSSVLLGMDATAGTAVISSTPQLPPLPPSSSRSSLEKTSTSSSHGTSGGGSSSSSSSRSRTPLTAAQQKYKKGDVVCTPTGIRKKFNGKQWRRLCSREGCSKESQRRGYCSRHLSMRTKEMEAGGGLGRDRSGASSTGTLTPDLRLGGRTSSEIDWDETSHDSSETSSRGGDSRPRLILPSLLPQELPRDLSRFDFDECEAANMLVSLGSSRSGTPSFSPVSNQSPFSPAPSPSPSPLFGFRPANFSPITAPSSLTPRRPRHLSGTKLGTPSSERDRHLSGIMPTFQTNLTFTVPMSPSKRKLDALPPPIPIASDYTKSDPQLSDLPLGLNPAAFRAVSPQSQSNTPSSLSFTRPRSTTSRPSSSAASTPPPMLVSPTPPSPLPQDPSSRRIVPLRDSPVIVRNPDVPLEKFSDGPLSRRAGSRSREHSQTSHLAVGLQAPIPINRATNGTVLLRNSAPTLVLVTSAQSLTTAATGHQTYSSQGPSCVSSSSITSGPTGSGSGGREQDRKSSDHPDIQGGILPQPVACHPSPTALLPLILPAESPHPAPRKDIIMGRPGTVWTNVEPRSLQVFPWHSLVPFLETSQSNSSNHPTDGQTQSKEPQCGVNIMTDDQSVAERPSPSCPPPSGGDPPAERGEGDSETESDADDLFYSGGGQDPALLTCPVKRRTQSLSALPKDNDKKKEKDHIRRPMNAFMIFSKRHRALVHQRHPNQDNRTVSKILGEWWYALGAKEKQKYHDLAFQVKEAHFRAHPDWKWCNKDRRKSLSEGRGTPGAKETRERSASESTETQSSSQHGENKGAGPSWVSPETEHWGGPLGGQLSRPRALSQSAVHSPERSEGEKNIVKNGISSFQICPLPTSQHGTSEDVTSDEEPMVICEEEGDDDVIGDSFPEGSIDLKCKERVTDSDEENDPEDETDGKRLLLLGSSPAGKSPNKKAECKEKRAENKIKQEAEAGELCEDVKDGNEKGREMGACGAGLVPKSFGLNGTLSSASTIVSNVVRPVTSAPIAVASKPAEREMPVGVASSDGKHKHLIGGGGGAPGNGAIAGGGYFSASSPKPVGQGGLVTGLVLGGAFPNPPTVQLITPPQTLPGPNSSNGAPNNSAVPLSMLQPQFLPAASLTSPSNGKQVTQVQYILPTLPASASLNSSSLQQTHHSAGVLALPTALPAHLSLPNGLHAGAGPGMRYASVPTLGGVSPGGRARSPVLQNKMLVPMTTVRPGSTPPQPISLVAQPLPVPNGVQPGSKLIQIAPMPVVQTNVQPARTVHTAASFPVSMATATVMASGGTSPQTVLLTPSATRITYVQSTTGVATPLSLGSTSAVSTPQRTAPPHTQAFLPSAMATLGFTAIAPAGPTLVHPIVAGQPPLLAQVPSTSCLPQSSASESNRQLVTTLYPGPSVTLATGVVSMTTTSPSVTSTMSVLTSPSSPHMKTSIASNTHLHSQTYTDSSPQVTLKMERLKRSEADTSREAALSNTSGQKEELGRMASPNPHLYSGSRAGSPKLLPSPQIKVENPPSRQEGEEQDGTRHSRMEHDDSEGMGSTWIENAVRERGTEGAAKSPLTINKEEPGREAGQKEMCAVDLPPPPMQTDTPALKKNKSRPPPLKSTTTSVEKVMSDTYFEERLAELPEFKPDGALPSPNLQNLATSPRAILGSYRKKRNSTDMDSVDDPSSPRRKSRRLSSCSSEPNTPKSAAKCEGDIFTFDRTAGETDDILGELDRVPYSLRRTLDQRRALVMQLFQEQGSFFPSAQATVAFQARYSDTFPTKVCLQLKIREVRQKIMQTATPGGSEVTGIGGAFSGSDSACAPGPSNPVSSEDVVAEVDEKGCEWEKLKPGMDESQDLR; this comes from the exons ATGAAGCCTTTTAAAAAACAAGGCAGACGGTCACCTCCATCAACACGAGCCAAAGGGAGTAAGAGAAGGGGGCTGATTGATGCAAGCccagaagaggagaagagagacacagaggaaAAAGCCAGGCTCTCACCATCTTCTCCCAAAAGACTGATATCATCAAATTCAGACTCATCACAGGATGAGCTAGTTAAATCCATTAGAACCCCAGAaggagagggaaaaagagaaggaatACTGGATGTATCTGAGGATTATGGGAAGGCAAAGGATTCTCTGAGCTTCAAGTCAGGTGGAACACAAAGTGACAGTAATAGCCCCAATCCCTCATCCAACCGCAAGACAGCCACCTTTAAGGCCCGTGTGCCGAAGAAAAAGTATACCTCTGAGCACTATGCTGGAAACCATGGCAATGATGGTAATTCCAGTACTCCCCCCCAGAGTAACAGCAGCACACCTCACAATTCCTCCAGTGCTAGTCAGGGTAGCACTACTGGAGCTGAATACACAGAGACAGTCAGTCAGAGCAACCAGGTACCTGTGGCCAGCACCTCAGGGGTCATACAGAACAGCATGGCAGCACAGTCAAACAGAATGGGAAATGAGAatagtgagagagaaaagataaaTACATCAAGTCCTCAGCGATGCTCCTCCACAGACACAGCCAGTGAGCACTCAGCTGACCTTGAGGTGACGACACAGCAATCTGGATCCCACTCCAGCATTCAGGGAGGACAATCTCAACTTAGTTCTTCACCTCTACAGGAAAATTTGCCAGCAGGACTATCACAAACACTTGCTAAGGGTTTAAAGAATCAGCGGGTCCTGGCCAGAGTGAGCACAAGAAGAGGGGACAGGTGGGCTCCTGATAGAGGACGAGAGTCGTCGGGAGTTTTCCGTGCTGGTGTTGTGCGGGATGTCAGTGGAGAGCACGGAACTGTGGATGTGCAGTTACATGGAGAGGAAACAACAATCAAATACCCATTTCAAGTAGCTGTTGATATGGTGGACATGATATTAGATGCACCCCCTCCGGGAAATGCATCTGTGCCCATagggacacgtgtgtgtgtaccatTTGGAGGTAGCAGTGAAAGCAGTGAGGGGGCACATCATTGGTACAGAGAAGGCCTGATTACCCAGGTGGACTCTCACCCTGCTGTTTCCTTTCCTTATCGTGTCCAACTCCAAGAAGATCCATCAGATGAAAAGGATAGAACTGGAACAGAGGAGGATTGGCGGGATAAGCCTGCTCAAGCAGTGTGGGTCTCACGACAGAGTCTTCGCCTTCTGGTTCCTCCATGGGACCTGGAGCTGCCGCAATCTACTGAGCAAGGGAAGAATGGTCGAATAGTgggggaaagagagaaggaTTGGGAGGATAAAGAGGAGATGGAAGTGGAATCTGAATTGTGTCGATTCAGCACGGTGCCTAGGGTAACAAGGCCAATTTTAGTTACTGGACTGTTACACCCTGAAACATCTTCATTACCACTCTCTTCATCTTGTTCACTTAGCACTGCCATCACTTCTGTACTCAGCATAGCTCCAGACAGAGCTTGGGATTGCAGCCAACAAAAAGATCTGGAAAAAGAGAGGGAGTTACAAAGGCAATCTGAAAATGAACGAGAAAGGGAAAGGATTACTTTACAAGCACCAGCCCCAGAAGAGGACATGGAGGTCAGCCATTTTAGCATGGTTCCACTCAGGGAGGGTGGCCTCACATTAGCTATGGCCACCAAACCTCCGGTGTGCCCT CAGCATCGACCTATTCTCTCTAAGCCTGACTACCTCAGCCCTCATCTGTCAGTGGTGAGAGGCATAGGCACACCATTAGCACCCCACTTATCCCTTGGCCCCTCCTCTGTACTGCTGGGAATGGATGCAACTGCAGGTACCGCAGTCATCTCTTCTACCCCACAGTTGCCTCCACTTCCTCCATCCTCTTCACGCAGCTCCCTGGAGAAAACCTCCACTTCCAGCTCCCATGGTACATCAGGGGGAGGCTCCAGCTCGTCTTCTTCATCACGTTCCCGTACACCCCTCACAGCTGCTCAGCAGAAGTACAAGAAAGGGGATGTAGTATGCACTCCCACAGGAATCCGGAAAAAGTTTAATGGGAAACAGTGGCGGCGACTGTGTTCTCGTGAGGGCTGCTCTAAGGAGTCTCAAAGGCGTGGCTACTGCTCCCGTCATCTGTCTATGCGTACTAAAGAGATGGAGGCAGGAGGCGGTTTGGGCAGAGACAGAAGTGGTGCCAGTAGTACAGGCACCCTCACACCTGATCTCCGCTTAGGAGGTCGTACCAGCAGTGAGATTGATTGGGATGAGACATCACATGACAGTAGCGAAACCAGCAGTCGTGGTGGAGACTCACGACCTCGTTTAATTTTGCCTTCCCTTCTACCACAAGAACTGCCACGTGATTTGTCACGGTTTGACTTTGATGAGTGTGAGGCAGCAAACATGTTGGTGTCTCTGGGTAGCTCACGCTCAGGCACTCCCTCTTTCTCCCCTGTGTCCAATCAGTCACCCTTCTCTCCTGCCCCATctccttcaccatctccacTCTTTGGTTTTCGCCCAGCCAATTTCAGTCCCATTACTGCACCTTCTTCTCTCACCCCTCGCCGTCCACGACATCTCAGTGGTACCAAGCTGGGTACTCCAAGTTCAGAGCGGGATCGCCACCTATCTGGCATTATGCCCACTTTTCAGACCAACCTGACCTTTACTGTGCCTATGAGTCCCAGCAAGCGTAAGTTGGATGCTCTCCCACCCCCAATTCCAATTGCATCTGATTATACTAAGTCTGATCCCCAATTAAGCGACTTGCCATTGGGTCTCAATCCTGCAGCCTTCAGAGCAGTTTCACCTCAAAGCCAGTCAAACACaccctcttctctttcttttactcGACCAAGGAGCACAACCAGTCGTCCCTCATCTTCTGCTGCCTCCACTCCTCCACCTATGTTGGTTTCTCCTACACCTCCCTCACCACTGCCTCAGGACCCCAGCTCACGCCGCATTGTACCCTTGCGTGATTCTCCTGTAATTGTTCGCAATCCTGATGTGCCACTGGAAAAATTCAGTGATGGTCCCTTGAGCAGAAGAGCAGGTTCTCGCTCAAGAGAGCATAGTCAAACATCTCATCTTGCTGTAGGTCTTCAGGCTCCTATTCCCATTAACAGAGCCACAAATGGTACAGTACTGCTCCGGAATTCTGCCCCCACCTTGGTGCTGGTAACCTCTGCCCAATCACTAACTACTGCAGCAACTGGTCATCAGACCTACTCAAGCCAGGGCCCTAGCTGTGTTTCATCTTCCAGTATAACCTCTGGACCCACAGGTTCAGGCTCTGGAGGGAGAGAGCAAGACAGAAAGTCAAGTGATCATCCAGACATACAAGGAGGGATTTTACCACAACCTGTGGCCTGCCATCCAAGTCCCACTGCTCTACTGCCTCTCATTTTACCAGCAGAATCTCCGCATCCTGCCCCTCGGAAAGATATTATAATGGGACGACCTGGCACCG TTTGGACTAATGTCGAGCCTCGCTCATTACAAGTGTTTCCCTGGCATTCATTGGTTCCTTTCCTGGAGACCAGCCAATCAAATTCATCTAATCATCCTACAGATGGTCAAACACAGAGCAAAG AGCCACAATGTGGAGTAAATATAATGACTGATGACCAATCAGTTGCTGAAAGACCATCGCCGTCTTGcccaccaccctctggaggtgATCCCCCagcagagagaggagaaggagatagtgagacagagagtgatGCTGATGATCT CTTTTACTCAGGTGGAGGCCAAGATCCTGCCCTATTGACTTGTCCAGTGAAGAGACGGACTCAATCACTGAGCGCTTTGCCCAAAGACAATGACAAAAAG aaagagaaagaccatATACGGCGACCAATGAATGCGTTTATGATCTTCAGCAAGCGTCACCGTGCTCTGGTGCACCAGAGGCACCCAAACCAGGACAATCGCACAGTTAGCAAGATCCTGGGTGAGTGGTGGTATGCTCTCGGTGCCAAGGAGAAGCAGAAGTATCACGACCTTGCCTTTCAG GTTAAGGAGGCTCATTTCAGGGCGCATCCTGACTGGAAATGGTGTAATAAGGACAGGAGAAAGTCTTTGTCTGAGGGAAGAGGCACTCCAGGGGCTAaagaaaccagagaaagaaGTGCTTCTGAAAGCACAG AGACCCAGTCAAGTTCTCAGCATGGTGAGAACAAGGGAGCCGGGCCTAGCTGGGTGTCACCAGAAACTGAGCACTGGGGAGGGCCACTGGGAGGCCAACTTTCACGACCTCGTGCTTTGTCCCAGAGTGCAGTGCATAGCCCGGAAAGAAGTGAGGGAGAAAAGAATATAGTAAAG AATGGAATAAGTTCATTTCAGATTTGCCCCCTTCCTACCTCACAGCATGGAACTAGCGAGGATGTAACTAGTGATGAAGAACCGATGGTCATCTGtgaagaagaaggagatgaTGATGTCATAG GTGATTCATTTCCAGAGGGTTCGATAGATCTAAAGTGCAAAGAAAGAGTGACAGATAGTGATGAAGAAAATGACCCTGAAGATGAAACGGATGGCAAG CGATTGCTTCTCTTGGGCTCTTCTCCTGCAGGCAAATCACCAAACAAAAAGGCAGAATGCAAAGAAAAGAGAGCAGAAAATAAGATAAAGCAGGAGGCAGAGGCTGGTGAACTGTGCGAAGACGTAAAAGATGGAAATGAAAAAGGCAGAGAAATGGGAGCTTGTGGAGCAGGCCTGGTCCCAAAAAGTTTTGGCCTGAATGGCACTCTGTCATCTGCTTCCACAATAGTGTCAAATGTGGTTAGACCTGTAACGAGTGCCCCCATTGCAGTAGCCAGTAAGCCTGCTGAAAGGGAAATGCCTGTTGGGGTGGCATCCTCTGATGGGAAGCACAAGCATCTGATTGGTGGGGGAGGAGGAGCACCAGGAAATGGAGCCATTGCAGGGGGTGGGTACTTTTCTGCCTCCTCTCCCAAGCCTGTTGGGCAAGGAGGTTTAGTCACAGGTTTAGTACTTGGAGGAGCATTCCCAAACCCACCAACTGTTCAGCTTATAACCCCACCCCAAACCTTGCCAGGCCCCAACAGTAGTAATGGAGCACCTAACAACAGTGCCGTGCCTCTTTCTATGCTCCAGCCTCAGTTCCTCCCAGCAGCTTCACTTACTTCGCCTTCCAATGGCAAGCAAGTCACCCAGGTGCAGTACATTCTTCCAACACTACCAGCCTCAGCCTCTCTAAACAGCTCATCTCTGCAGCAAACCCACCATTCAGCTGGTGTTCTTGCCTTGCCTACTGCCCTGCCAGCACATTTATCCTTGCCTAATGGATTGCATGCAGGGGCTGGGCCAGGGATGAGATATGCATCAGTGCCAACATTAGGAGGGGTCAGCCCAGGAGGAAGAG CACGATCTCCAGTCTTACAAAACAAGATGCTTGTTCCCATGACAACAGTAAGACCGGGATCAACACCACCACAGCCCATTTCCCTGGTGGCCCAGCCCCTTCCTGTACCAAATGGGGTGCAACCTGGAAGTAAG ctCATTCAGATTGCCCCAATGCCAGTGGTCCAAACTAATGTCCAGCCTGCACGAACCGTACATACTGCTGCATCCTTTCCGGTCTCTATGGCAACAGCAACTGTCATGGCCTCAGGTGGCACATCTCCTCAGACAGTATTATTGACTCCATCTGCTACTAG GATTACATATGTTCAGTCAACCACTGGTGTTGCTACGCCTTTGTCACTGGGGTCCACATCAGCAGTCTCCACCCCTCAACGAACAGCGcctccacacacacaagcattttTGCCTTCTGCCATGGCTACACTGGGCTTCACTGCCATTGCGCCTGCTGGTCCTACACTGGTACATCCAATAGTGGCAG GCCAGCCTCCACTCCTGGCTCAGGTTCCATCCACCAGCTGTTTGCCCCAGTCCTCAGCCTCAGAGTCCAATCGACAGCTAGTGACCACCCTTTACCCTGGCCCGAGTGTCACCCTGGCGACAGGAGTGGTTTCCATGACAACCACATCTCCAAGCGTGACTAGTACCATGTCAGTTCTGACATCCCCCTCATCACCTCATATGAAGACTTCTATagcatcaaacacacacttgcattCTCAGACCTACACAGACTCATCACCCCAAGTCACTTTGAAGATGGAACGACTGAAAAGGTCAGAGGCAGATACAAGCAGAGAAGCAGCGTTGTCAAACACATCAGGTCAGAAGGAAGAATTAGGACGAATGGCTAGTCCAAACCCACACCTGTATTCAG GAAGTAGGGCGGGATCCCCAAAATTGCTGCCGAGTCCTCAGATCAAAGTTGAGAATCCTCCATCGAGACAAGAAGGGGAAGAACAAGATGGAACAAGGCACAGCAGAATGGAGCATGATGACAGTGAAGGAATGGGGTCTACTTGGATAGAGAAtgcagtgagagagaggggCACAGAAGGAGCTGCCAAAAGCCCATTAACTATTAATAAGGAGGAACCTGGCAGAGAG GCTGGACAAAAAGAGATGTGTGCTGTGGACCTGCCTCCGCCACCAATGCAAACCGACACTCCAGCACTCAAGAAGAACAAATCCCGCCCCCCGCCACTCAAAAGCACCACCACCTCTGTGGAGAA AGTAATGTCAGACACATATTTTGAGGAGCGCCTAGCTGAGTTGCCAGAGTTTAAGCCAGATGGGGCACTGCCCTCCCCCAACTTGCAAAATCTGGCCACTTCTCCTCGTGCAATACTTGGCAGCTACCGCAAGAAGAGGAATTCAACAG aTATGGATTCTGTTGATGACCCCAGCTCTCCAAGGAGGAAGAGTCGTCGCTTGTCAAGTTGCAGCTCAGAACCCAACACACCCAAGAGTGCTGCTAAGTGCGAGGGAGACATATTTACCTTTGATCGAACGG CAGGAGAGACAGATGACATTTTAGGTGAACTGGACCGTGTACCATACTCCCTACGCCGCACATTAGATCAGCGCCGGGCACTTGTCATGCAGCTCTTTCAGGAGCAAGGTTCCTTCTTCCCATCAG CCCAGGCTACAGTTGCTTTCCAGGCCCGCTACTCTGATACTTTCCCAACTAAAGTGTGTTTGCAGCTAAAGATTCGTGAAGTGAGGCAGAAGATTATGCAGACTGCCACACCTGGTGGTTCAGAGGTCACAGGGATAGGAGGAGCATTCAGTGGTTCAGATTCTGCTTGTGCACCGGGACCATCCAATCCTGTAAGCAGTGAAGATGTCGTGGCTGAGGTAGATGAAAAGGGCTGCGAGTGGGAAAAGCTTAAGCCTGGCATGGATGAATCACAGGATCTAAGATGA